The sequence below is a genomic window from Lolium perenne isolate Kyuss_39 chromosome 7, Kyuss_2.0, whole genome shotgun sequence.
CCAAACCAAACCAAATTCAAGCCGTCTATAAAAGGCGTCCCTCTCCTCGGTCTTAGTCTCCCATTCACTGAACAGCAGCCACAGAGAAAACGAGAAGAAATTAAAACCACTCTCTAGTGCAAGGAAGCCACGCAGAGAGAAAGAAAACAGATCGACAAGGATCAACCAATCCGTGTGACTCATCCATTATGAGGCCGGTGAGAGAAGCCGCGGCAGCGCTGgtgggcgtcggcggcggcgaccaAGCGGCGGCTTCATCCGCGGCCGGACACGTCGCCCACGCGCACACGGAGCTGTGGAGGACGCCCACGCCGTATCTGTTCCTCGGCTTCGCGCTCATGATGGGCCTCATCGCGTTGGCGCTCCTCATGCTCTTCTGCACGCGCCGCAAGCCGTCGACCGGCGCGTCACGGCGGGGGAGCGACACCGTGGAGTCGGAGTCGGCCCGGGGGATGGTGATGGCCCCGCTCGACCGGGAGCCCAAGGTCGTCGTCATCATGGCCGGTGACAACATGCCGTCCTTCATCGCCAGCGCCAGGCCCTTCGCTTTCGCCGCCGCCGTAGAATCCGACGAGCAGCGCAAGGCGGGCGCCGCGTAGGCGCGCACCCGTGTGCCCCTGCGGGACGcgggaccaattttgttcgtcgGATTTCTAGGATTTTCTTTGTCCGTAGTGTACTAGGAAGCAGGTATCTGTGGCGATCTGTGGTCGTGAGAGCGAATGAAGTTTTTTCCTTGCATCTTCTAGAGTTAATGCATCGTCATGATGCGTGCTTGGCTGACCTCCAATCCTTCTCGGTCAATTTTCGCTTCAAATTTGCGCACCTTTCAGCTGGGATGGTTGATTCGTGGCTAGTAGCTCTAGATTGTGAGAAGTGACAAAGCGCCCTGGGCCCTCGCCGGCACAGGGCTGGTGTACGTATAGACCTACTCCCACTGCCATAGTGCCATGTTGAAACTTATATATACATACAGCCCTGGACGGCTGGGCCCTGGCCAGACAAGCAGAAATAAACCTGTGTTATACTTATATGCATCTGAAATCTAGATCGCTGACAGTAAAACACCAGAACTGAAATTGTACACAAACTGCCGTGACAAGGCCAGCAGAAACAACATGTTATATATGCCTCCGAAATCTGAATCGCTCACAGTATATACGCGTTGTATGAACAAAACAGAGAACTGCAAATGTACAAAAATGTGTCTTGTTTTTAACGCGAACATGCCAAAACGGTGTACTTGGCGAGTATAACAGATTAGGGGGAGGTGATGTCAGTCTTTCTTTAGAGATGTCACGTTAATTTTCTTGCTTAGTTAGAGGAGAGAGAATTAAGAGATAAAAAGTTGTCTTCGCTTAGCTAAGGAATCGATCATCTCTTAGGAAATATAaaggtgtatcacatatatttttCCTTAGCAACAAATTTCGAACCAAAATTTAATTATAAATATAAAGGCTTAAGCTTTCATAGACCCCCAAATCTCAAAACAGTGTAAATCATCGAAGAGCTATCTTCCTGAGTAAAACACAAGAACATCGCCAAGTTAATAACGACTCGTCCACCCGCACCCAGCTTTTATCTCC
It includes:
- the LOC127311436 gene encoding protein GLUTAMINE DUMPER 6; the protein is MRPVREAAAALVGVGGGDQAAASSAAGHVAHAHTELWRTPTPYLFLGFALMMGLIALALLMLFCTRRKPSTGASRRGSDTVESESARGMVMAPLDREPKVVVIMAGDNMPSFIASARPFAFAAAVESDEQRKAGAA